The following proteins come from a genomic window of Litorilinea aerophila:
- a CDS encoding sensor histidine kinase: MKPRTYLYWCLGLLIAAPLLARVPWFSNEYVHTVFEVTALTLAFVAGSIALIYHRSRPAWQYLFLGVGLFGTALLDGVHVLLTLPMFTMAAQESVAKLVPWSWVLSRIYLGLTLALGALYLEKETEEDVFQTVDPRQSQRQPSSNTQTLVILILGFLAVLVLVLFLWLPLPTAINMLSPLHRPQELAAGFLFALAFALLYRRRNDFIGPLFHWVLLSLVINSSIEMFYMAWSGSLYDPLFNWTHLGKIGAYGLIVAGLAANKAYLVQELRRQHVALRQSYERLREEIEQRIQAEKQVRVYQQIVDDMPTGVFVLCLEDPEDLGSFRAILGNRSAGETLGVRLADWLGKRLDEFLPSSLETEFPRIYREVLQSQTPRDLGDIYYERDNIRGHFNIRVFPLDEQQVCILFEDVSQRRQMEDELRRYAARLEASNRELQDFAYIASHDLQEPLRKIRAFGDRLLQVNQGRLDERSQDYLRRMQDAAQRMQTLIDDLLTLSRVTTQGRPFVQVDLNAIVREVMGDLEALIEETGARIDADPLPTIWADPIQMRQLFQNLISNSIKFRRPEIPPHIQIRLVQDGPGSSADTSPPNEARSNPPEKPVTILVEDNGIGFDNAYAEKIFQPFQRLHGRAQFEGTGMGLAICRRIVERHNGTIRAEGRLNQGACFWITLPNVAPKPEDSQG, from the coding sequence ATGAAACCACGCACCTACCTGTACTGGTGCCTGGGACTCCTGATCGCAGCGCCGCTGCTGGCCCGAGTCCCCTGGTTTAGCAACGAGTATGTCCACACTGTCTTTGAAGTTACAGCCCTGACCCTGGCCTTTGTGGCCGGCAGCATCGCCCTCATCTACCACCGCAGCCGGCCAGCCTGGCAGTATCTCTTCCTGGGCGTGGGACTCTTCGGCACCGCGCTGCTGGACGGCGTCCATGTGTTGCTCACCCTGCCCATGTTCACCATGGCGGCCCAGGAGTCGGTGGCCAAGCTGGTCCCCTGGAGCTGGGTGCTCTCCCGTATCTACCTGGGGTTGACCCTGGCCCTGGGCGCTCTCTACCTGGAAAAGGAGACAGAGGAAGACGTCTTCCAAACCGTCGATCCTCGCCAATCGCAGCGCCAGCCCTCCAGCAACACCCAGACCCTCGTGATCCTGATCCTGGGATTCCTGGCGGTCCTGGTACTGGTGCTTTTTCTCTGGCTTCCCCTGCCCACAGCCATCAACATGCTCAGCCCGCTCCATCGTCCCCAGGAGCTGGCGGCAGGTTTCCTCTTCGCCCTGGCCTTCGCCCTGCTCTATCGCCGGCGCAACGACTTCATCGGCCCGCTGTTTCACTGGGTCCTGCTGAGCCTGGTCATCAACTCCTCCATCGAAATGTTCTACATGGCCTGGTCCGGCAGCCTCTACGACCCCCTGTTCAACTGGACCCACCTGGGCAAGATCGGGGCCTACGGGCTGATTGTGGCCGGCCTGGCCGCCAACAAGGCATACCTGGTCCAGGAGCTCCGGCGGCAGCACGTGGCCCTGCGCCAGAGCTATGAGCGGCTTCGGGAAGAGATCGAGCAGCGCATCCAGGCCGAGAAACAGGTCCGGGTCTACCAGCAGATCGTGGACGACATGCCCACCGGCGTCTTCGTCCTCTGCCTGGAGGATCCCGAGGATCTGGGGTCCTTTCGGGCCATCCTGGGCAACCGCAGCGCAGGGGAGACCCTGGGCGTCCGCCTGGCCGACTGGCTGGGCAAACGCCTGGATGAATTTCTCCCTTCCTCTCTGGAAACAGAGTTCCCCCGCATCTACCGGGAGGTGCTCCAGAGCCAGACCCCCCGGGATCTGGGCGACATCTACTACGAGCGAGACAACATCCGGGGACATTTCAACATCCGGGTCTTCCCCCTGGATGAGCAGCAGGTCTGCATCCTCTTTGAGGATGTCAGCCAGCGCCGGCAGATGGAGGATGAGCTGCGCCGGTATGCCGCCCGCCTGGAGGCCAGCAACCGGGAGCTCCAGGACTTCGCCTACATCGCCTCCCACGACCTGCAGGAGCCCCTGCGCAAGATTCGGGCCTTCGGCGACCGCCTGCTGCAGGTCAACCAGGGCCGCCTGGACGAGCGCTCCCAGGACTATCTGCGGCGAATGCAGGACGCAGCCCAGCGCATGCAGACCCTTATCGACGATCTCCTCACCCTCTCCCGGGTGACCACCCAGGGGCGCCCCTTCGTGCAGGTGGACCTGAACGCCATCGTCCGGGAGGTGATGGGCGACCTGGAAGCCCTCATCGAAGAGACGGGCGCCCGGATCGATGCCGATCCCCTCCCCACCATCTGGGCGGACCCCATCCAGATGCGCCAGCTCTTCCAGAACCTGATCAGCAACAGCATCAAATTTCGGCGGCCGGAGATTCCGCCCCACATCCAGATCCGACTGGTCCAGGATGGCCCGGGCAGCAGCGCAGACACATCCCCGCCGAACGAAGCCAGGAGCAACCCACCGGAAAAGCCGGTAACCATCCTGGTGGAAGACAACGGCATCGGCTTCGACAATGCCTATGCCGAGAAGATCTTTCAGCCGTTCCAGCGGCTCCACGGCCGGGCCCAATTCGAGGGCACGGGCATGGGGCTGGCCATCTGCCGCCGCATCGTGGAACGGCACAATGGAACCATCCGGGCCGAGGGACGTCTAAACCAGGGGGCCTGCTTCTGGATCACCCTGCCTAATGTGGCGCCGAAGCCAGAGGATTCACAGGGGTAG
- a CDS encoding FAD-dependent monooxygenase, whose protein sequence is MTSLDLPTEKVDVLIVGAGPAGTSTALHLLQASLHWADRMALVDKAVHPRHKLCGGGVTPFGVQILARLGLAFEPPHLPVTEIRLVYGQQRFALRDEPILRVVRREEFDHWLLQKVAGQGVTVHQGEAVHAVRRYPTHVEVLTARRRFEARVLVAADGANSLVRRQLQLARPGHTARLLEVLTPEDPASCFEFQERVAVFDFSPMAHGLQGYYWDFPSFIQGRAFMNRGVYDARIHARLGRASLRQQLTRALASRGWEGAAEGVQGHPIRWFDPGTPLSAPRVLFVGDAAGVDPLFGEGIAFALAYGDAAAAEIQAAFDRADFSFASYRRRLLGHPILGQLRRRGQLARLLYWLAWRPRLAALAWATAPWLLAAIAHLRPRYVPIRDRRMVRLSPGPASGA, encoded by the coding sequence GTGACAAGCCTGGATTTACCGACAGAAAAAGTGGATGTACTCATCGTGGGCGCGGGGCCGGCGGGCACCTCCACGGCCCTGCACCTGCTGCAGGCCAGTCTCCACTGGGCCGACCGGATGGCCCTGGTGGACAAGGCGGTCCATCCCCGTCACAAGCTCTGTGGCGGCGGCGTGACCCCCTTCGGTGTCCAGATTCTGGCCCGCTTGGGGCTGGCTTTCGAGCCGCCCCACCTGCCGGTGACGGAGATTCGCCTGGTCTACGGTCAGCAGCGCTTCGCCCTGCGGGATGAACCCATCCTGCGGGTGGTTCGCCGGGAGGAGTTCGACCACTGGCTGCTGCAGAAGGTGGCCGGGCAGGGCGTGACCGTCCATCAGGGGGAGGCGGTCCACGCCGTGCGCCGGTATCCCACCCATGTGGAGGTGCTCACCGCCCGGCGCCGTTTTGAGGCCCGGGTGCTGGTGGCCGCGGACGGCGCCAACAGCCTGGTGCGTCGGCAGCTTCAACTGGCCCGGCCCGGCCACACCGCCCGCCTGTTGGAGGTGTTGACCCCGGAGGATCCGGCCTCGTGCTTCGAATTCCAGGAGCGGGTGGCTGTCTTCGATTTCTCCCCCATGGCCCACGGCCTCCAGGGCTACTACTGGGACTTCCCCAGCTTCATCCAGGGCCGGGCCTTCATGAACCGGGGTGTGTACGATGCCCGTATCCACGCCCGGCTGGGGCGCGCCTCCCTGCGCCAGCAGCTGACCCGGGCCCTGGCCAGCCGGGGGTGGGAAGGGGCAGCCGAAGGGGTGCAGGGGCATCCAATTCGCTGGTTCGACCCGGGCACCCCCCTTTCCGCACCCCGGGTGCTCTTCGTGGGCGACGCCGCGGGCGTGGATCCCCTCTTCGGCGAGGGCATCGCCTTTGCCCTGGCCTACGGCGACGCTGCAGCCGCCGAGATCCAGGCGGCCTTTGACCGGGCGGACTTTTCCTTTGCCAGCTATCGGCGCCGCCTGTTGGGTCACCCCATCCTGGGGCAACTCCGGCGGCGGGGGCAGCTGGCCCGCCTGCTGTACTGGCTGGCGTGGCGGCCCCGCCTGGCGGCCCTGGCCTGGGCGACCGCGCCGTGGCTGCTGGCGGCCATCGCCCATCTGCGGCCCCGATATGTGCCCATTCGCGACCGCCGCATGGTCCGGCTTTCCCCGGGCCCGGCGTCAGGGGCATGA
- the pdxS gene encoding pyridoxal 5'-phosphate synthase lyase subunit PdxS gives MSDDKRLNGSNGAQTGTFAVKAGLAQMLKGGVIMDVVTAEQARIAEEAGACAVMALERVPADIRRDGGVARMSDPRKIKEIMEAVTIPVMAKVRIGHFVEAQILEALGVDYIDESEVLTPADEEHHINKHKFKVPFVCGCRNLGEALRRIAEGAAMIRTKGEAGTGNVVEAVRHARAVMGEIRRLQTMDEDELFAYAKEIRAPYDLVKQTAELGRLPVVNFAAGGVATPADAALMMQLGMDGVFVGSGIFKSGNPEKRARAIVQAVTHYNDPQILAEVSEDLGEPMVGINLDTLSEQEKMAHRGW, from the coding sequence ATGAGCGACGATAAGCGACTGAACGGCAGCAATGGCGCCCAGACCGGCACCTTCGCCGTCAAGGCCGGCCTGGCCCAGATGTTGAAGGGCGGCGTGATCATGGATGTGGTGACCGCGGAGCAGGCCCGCATCGCCGAGGAAGCCGGTGCCTGCGCCGTCATGGCCCTGGAACGGGTACCGGCCGACATCCGCCGGGACGGCGGTGTGGCCCGCATGAGCGATCCCCGCAAGATCAAAGAGATCATGGAAGCAGTCACCATCCCGGTCATGGCCAAGGTCCGCATCGGCCACTTCGTGGAGGCCCAGATCCTGGAAGCCCTGGGGGTGGACTACATCGACGAGAGCGAGGTGCTGACCCCGGCGGACGAGGAGCACCACATCAACAAGCATAAGTTCAAGGTGCCCTTTGTCTGTGGGTGCCGGAACCTGGGCGAGGCCCTGCGTCGCATCGCCGAGGGGGCGGCCATGATCCGGACCAAGGGCGAAGCAGGCACCGGCAACGTGGTGGAGGCCGTGCGCCACGCCCGGGCCGTCATGGGCGAGATCCGCCGCCTGCAGACCATGGACGAGGACGAGTTGTTTGCCTATGCCAAGGAGATCCGGGCGCCCTACGACCTGGTGAAGCAGACCGCGGAGCTGGGACGCCTGCCCGTGGTCAACTTTGCCGCCGGGGGCGTGGCCACGCCGGCCGATGCCGCCCTGATGATGCAGTTGGGCATGGACGGCGTCTTTGTGGGCTCCGGCATCTTCAAGAGCGGGAACCCGGAAAAGCGGGCCCGGGCCATCGTCCAGGCGGTCACCCACTACAACGATCCCCAGATCCTGGCCGAGGTGAGCGAAGACCTGGGCGAGCCCATGGTGGGCATCAACCTGGATACCCTCTCCGAGCAGGAGAAGATGGCCCACCGGGGCTGGTAA
- the pdxT gene encoding pyridoxal 5'-phosphate synthase glutaminase subunit PdxT: protein MAETAPLRIGVLALQGAFAEHIQVLRRLGAEAVEVRKAEQLAQLDGLIIPGGESTTIGLIAARWGLVEPLRRWVQTGRPIWGTCAGMILLAEQATGQKAGGQPLLGGLRVTVNRNFFGRQTESFETLLHVPALGPEPCPAVFIRAPAITAVEPGVEVLATLAVAPFLRPGFRRRGAGEEAAAGSEGATETAPKTEEAPAEVIVAVRQGTILATAFHPELTDDVRWHRLFLEMAAQSAANPVPANPSMAPSGQTGDGQPADP, encoded by the coding sequence ATGGCTGAGACAGCACCCTTGCGAATCGGCGTCCTGGCCCTCCAGGGCGCCTTTGCGGAACATATCCAGGTCCTGCGTCGATTGGGCGCGGAGGCCGTGGAGGTCCGCAAAGCGGAACAACTGGCCCAACTGGACGGGCTGATCATCCCCGGCGGCGAGAGCACCACCATCGGGCTGATCGCCGCGCGCTGGGGCCTGGTAGAGCCGCTGCGTCGGTGGGTGCAGACGGGGCGGCCCATCTGGGGAACCTGCGCCGGCATGATTCTGCTGGCGGAGCAGGCCACCGGCCAGAAGGCGGGCGGTCAGCCTTTGCTGGGGGGGCTGCGGGTGACCGTGAACCGCAACTTCTTCGGTCGCCAGACGGAAAGCTTCGAGACCCTGTTGCACGTTCCGGCCCTGGGGCCAGAACCCTGCCCGGCGGTCTTCATCCGTGCGCCCGCCATCACTGCGGTGGAGCCCGGCGTGGAGGTGCTGGCCACCCTGGCCGTGGCGCCGTTCCTGCGCCCAGGGTTCCGTCGGCGCGGGGCCGGGGAAGAGGCCGCCGCCGGATCCGAAGGTGCCACCGAAACAGCGCCAAAAACAGAAGAAGCGCCGGCGGAAGTCATCGTGGCCGTGCGGCAGGGCACCATCCTGGCCACGGCTTTCCATCCGGAACTGACCGACGACGTGCGCTGGCATCGCCTCTTCCTGGAGATGGCGGCCCAGTCTGCTGCCAATCCGGTGCCGGCCAATCCATCCATGGCCCCATCGGGCCAGACTGGCGACGGCCAACCCGCCGACCCCTGA
- a CDS encoding ABC transporter ATP-binding protein has product MAQQSPRPAVELRNLVKHFVDPHGEIIVAVDHVNLTIYDGEFFSLLGPSGCGKTTILRMIAGLELPTSGSVLIHGREMADQPAFRRPVNTVFQRYALFPHMTVRENIAFGLRMKKVPREEIAARVDEALRLVRLEKMGDRRPGQLSGGQQQRVALARALVNNPEVLLLDEPLGALDLKLRQAMQEELKRIQQQVGITFIYVTHDQEEALTMSDRIAVMNEGVVLQVDRPYDLYEEPKTRFVADFIGETNFLDGVIIDNDSELAHVQLKNGQVAHVLHEDQILPQGTPVTLAIRPEKIFLGVGTPPDVRNVFNGRVRNIVYLGTDTYYDVALPGDVVVTARQQNEDYTGMAATVAIGDPVYVAWRAHNASLLTE; this is encoded by the coding sequence ATGGCGCAGCAGAGCCCAAGGCCGGCTGTCGAATTGCGAAATCTGGTCAAGCATTTTGTGGATCCCCATGGGGAGATCATCGTGGCCGTCGACCACGTGAACCTCACCATTTACGATGGCGAATTCTTCTCGCTGCTGGGTCCCAGTGGCTGCGGCAAGACGACCATCCTGCGCATGATCGCCGGGCTGGAGCTACCCACCAGCGGCAGTGTCCTCATCCACGGTCGGGAGATGGCCGATCAGCCAGCCTTCCGCCGCCCCGTCAACACCGTATTCCAGCGGTATGCCCTCTTTCCCCACATGACTGTGCGGGAGAACATCGCCTTTGGCCTGCGCATGAAAAAAGTGCCCCGGGAGGAAATTGCCGCCCGGGTGGATGAAGCCCTGCGGCTGGTGCGCCTGGAAAAAATGGGTGACCGGCGGCCGGGGCAGCTCTCCGGCGGCCAGCAGCAGCGGGTAGCCCTGGCCCGAGCCCTGGTCAACAACCCGGAAGTGCTGCTGCTGGATGAACCCCTGGGCGCGTTGGACCTGAAATTGCGCCAGGCCATGCAGGAAGAGCTCAAGCGCATCCAGCAGCAGGTGGGCATCACCTTCATCTACGTGACCCACGATCAGGAAGAAGCCCTGACCATGTCTGACCGCATCGCGGTCATGAACGAGGGCGTGGTGCTCCAGGTGGATCGCCCCTATGACCTCTACGAGGAGCCCAAGACCCGTTTCGTGGCGGACTTCATCGGCGAAACCAACTTTCTGGACGGGGTCATCATCGACAATGACAGCGAGCTGGCCCACGTGCAGCTCAAGAACGGCCAGGTGGCCCACGTGCTCCACGAGGATCAGATCCTGCCCCAGGGCACGCCGGTGACCCTGGCCATTCGGCCGGAGAAGATCTTCCTGGGCGTGGGGACGCCCCCCGATGTGCGCAACGTCTTCAACGGCCGGGTCCGCAACATTGTCTATCTGGGCACCGATACCTATTACGACGTGGCGCTTCCCGGCGATGTGGTGGTCACGGCCCGGCAACAGAACGAGGATTATACCGGCATGGCCGCCACCGTCGCCATCGGCGATCCGGTCTATGTGGCCTGGCGCGCCCACAACGCCAGCCTGTTGACGGAGTAA
- a CDS encoding ABC transporter permease, which produces MTTPIPSAVRRRERVLLATLVGPATFYLLIFFLVPLGIVLTYSFLKRGAYGQLVWEFNLLNYVRVADPLYLSILGRSAFLALANTLLCLVIGYPFAYYIVRQERASVRNFLLVLVMVPFWTNFLIRTYAWRVILGNDGPINTLLLSLGLIDTPLQLLFNDGAVLVGLVYGYLPFMILPLYAAIERIDFSLIEAAHDLYASGWQAFRTVLLPLSMPGVIAGSILVFIPSLGAFVTPDLLGGAKTVMIGNLIQSQFLTVRDWPFGSALSMVLMALVLVATLIYFRKGGKTL; this is translated from the coding sequence ATGACCACACCCATCCCGTCGGCGGTGCGCAGGCGAGAACGGGTCCTGCTGGCGACCCTGGTCGGCCCTGCCACCTTCTACCTGTTGATCTTTTTCCTGGTGCCCCTGGGTATTGTGTTGACCTACAGCTTTTTGAAACGGGGCGCCTACGGCCAGCTGGTCTGGGAGTTCAACCTGCTCAACTATGTGCGGGTCGCCGATCCCCTGTACCTGAGCATTCTGGGGCGGAGCGCCTTCCTGGCCCTGGCCAATACCCTGCTCTGCCTGGTCATCGGCTACCCCTTCGCCTACTACATCGTCCGCCAGGAGCGGGCCAGCGTGCGCAACTTTCTGCTGGTGCTGGTTATGGTCCCCTTCTGGACCAACTTCCTCATCCGCACCTACGCCTGGCGGGTGATTCTGGGCAACGATGGCCCCATCAACACCCTCTTGCTCTCCCTGGGCCTCATCGACACCCCGCTGCAGCTCCTGTTCAACGACGGGGCTGTGCTGGTGGGCCTGGTCTACGGCTACCTGCCCTTCATGATCTTGCCCCTGTACGCGGCCATCGAGCGGATCGACTTCAGCCTCATCGAAGCAGCCCACGACCTGTACGCCAGCGGCTGGCAGGCCTTTCGCACGGTGCTGCTCCCCTTGAGCATGCCAGGGGTCATCGCCGGCAGCATCCTGGTCTTCATCCCCAGCCTGGGCGCCTTCGTCACCCCGGACCTGTTGGGCGGCGCCAAGACGGTGATGATTGGCAATTTGATCCAGAGCCAGTTCCTCACCGTGCGGGATTGGCCCTTCGGCTCCGCGCTCAGCATGGTCCTCATGGCTTTGGTACTGGTCGCCACCCTGATCTATTTCCGCAAAGGAGGGAAGACCCTTTGA
- a CDS encoding ABC transporter permease: MTTTPSVLTARRVAARERVPIQKRPRSLTDRLLAANAWLVFLFFYLPVLVLILFSFNDGRLLSHWTGFSLRWYGKLLHNEAIVMALRNSLIVAGCSTVISTVLGTLIALGMERFQFRGKTGVDSLLYLPIIIPDIAMAVMLLLFFVQAGHLLGWLGMRFSLGLETIILAHVAFNISFVAVIVRARLAGFDHALEEAAQDLYANEWQTFRHVTLPLIAPGILGGALLAFTLSLDDFVITFFTSGPGSTTLPLRIYSMVKTGVTPEINALSTLMILASMILVVASLLVQRRGGDWHR, encoded by the coding sequence TTGACCACCACCCCTTCTGTGCTGACTGCCCGGCGGGTCGCCGCCCGGGAGCGGGTTCCCATCCAAAAACGTCCCCGTAGCCTCACCGACAGGCTCCTGGCTGCCAATGCCTGGCTAGTCTTTTTGTTCTTCTACTTGCCGGTGCTGGTCCTGATTCTGTTCAGTTTTAACGATGGCCGGCTCCTCAGCCATTGGACCGGTTTCAGCCTGCGCTGGTATGGGAAGCTCTTGCACAACGAGGCCATCGTGATGGCTTTGCGCAACAGCCTCATCGTGGCGGGCTGCAGCACGGTCATCAGTACGGTGCTGGGGACGCTGATCGCCCTGGGGATGGAGCGTTTCCAGTTCCGGGGGAAGACGGGCGTGGACAGCCTGCTCTACCTGCCCATCATCATCCCCGACATCGCCATGGCCGTGATGCTGCTGTTGTTCTTCGTGCAGGCCGGCCATCTGCTGGGCTGGCTGGGGATGCGCTTTTCCCTGGGGCTGGAGACCATCATCCTGGCCCACGTGGCCTTCAACATCAGCTTTGTGGCGGTGATCGTCCGGGCCCGGCTGGCCGGGTTTGACCACGCCCTGGAAGAGGCCGCCCAGGACCTCTACGCCAACGAATGGCAGACCTTTCGTCATGTGACCCTGCCCCTGATCGCGCCGGGCATTTTGGGCGGCGCGCTGCTGGCCTTCACCCTGAGCCTGGACGATTTTGTCATCACCTTTTTCACCAGCGGCCCGGGCAGCACCACCCTGCCCCTGCGCATCTACAGCATGGTGAAGACCGGCGTCACGCCCGAGATCAATGCCCTGAGCACCCTCATGATCCTGGCCTCCATGATCCTGGTGGTGGCCTCCCTCCTGGTGCAGCGCCGGGGCGGCGACTGGCACCGTTGA
- a CDS encoding ABC transporter substrate-binding protein produces MKERAISLAVCLAALLLMAACVQSPAQEPAPAAGADSGTEQAAPAEISGRCGDPSRLSERVYFYNWTDYIDPEILTRFEEECGVEVVYDTYASNEDLLAKLQAGASGYDLIVPSDYMVTTMRELDMLRELDHANIPNLANLYPRFTEAPYDPGNVYSVPYQWGTTGIGYNLDEVGTEPDSWAYLFDPEQAAQYAGRISLLNDPRELIGAVLKYLGYSANSTDPDELEQAKAVLLAVKPYVATFDSESFEDLLASGDVVIGHGWSGDYFRVIYENPDMNLGYIIPQEGGIIWTDNLAIPKTAPNPYTAEVLINYLLDPEIGGMLTNFTYYASPNQAAEPYILDEIKEDPGIYPAAETLDRMEFLRDLGEGTLLWDRIWTEVKAQ; encoded by the coding sequence ATGAAAGAGAGAGCTATTTCCCTGGCCGTGTGCCTGGCGGCCCTCCTGCTGATGGCGGCCTGTGTCCAGAGCCCCGCCCAGGAACCGGCCCCTGCCGCCGGCGCCGACAGTGGCACTGAACAGGCCGCCCCGGCGGAAATCAGCGGCCGCTGTGGCGATCCCAGCCGGCTGAGCGAGCGGGTGTACTTCTACAATTGGACGGATTACATCGATCCAGAAATCCTCACCCGCTTTGAGGAAGAATGTGGCGTGGAGGTGGTCTACGACACCTACGCCAGCAACGAGGATCTGCTGGCCAAGCTCCAGGCAGGCGCATCTGGCTATGACCTCATCGTGCCCAGCGACTACATGGTGACCACCATGCGGGAGCTGGACATGTTGCGGGAGCTGGATCATGCCAACATCCCCAACCTGGCCAATCTCTACCCCCGGTTTACCGAAGCCCCCTATGACCCCGGCAACGTCTATTCGGTTCCCTACCAGTGGGGGACCACCGGCATCGGCTACAACCTGGACGAGGTGGGGACGGAGCCGGACAGCTGGGCCTATCTCTTCGATCCAGAGCAGGCCGCCCAATACGCGGGGCGCATCTCCCTGTTGAATGACCCCCGGGAACTCATCGGCGCCGTGTTGAAGTACCTGGGCTACAGCGCCAACAGCACCGACCCCGATGAGCTGGAACAGGCCAAGGCCGTGCTCCTGGCGGTCAAGCCCTACGTGGCCACCTTCGACAGCGAGTCCTTCGAGGATCTGCTGGCCAGCGGCGACGTGGTGATCGGCCACGGTTGGAGCGGCGACTACTTCCGGGTCATCTATGAGAATCCGGATATGAACCTGGGCTACATCATTCCCCAGGAGGGGGGCATCATCTGGACGGACAACCTGGCCATTCCCAAGACAGCCCCCAACCCCTACACGGCCGAGGTGTTGATCAACTACCTCCTGGATCCCGAGATCGGCGGCATGCTGACCAACTTCACCTACTACGCCAGCCCCAACCAGGCTGCCGAGCCCTACATCCTGGACGAAATCAAGGAAGATCCCGGCATCTATCCCGCTGCTGAGACGCTGGACCGCATGGAGTTTCTGCGGGACCTGGGTGAGGGGACCCTGCTGTGGGACCGGATCTGGACGGAGGTGAAGGCCCAGTAG
- a CDS encoding DUF4013 domain-containing protein: MDYGKALTFITEDERWQEKIAIGTGIILLSSILSIVLIGVLGFFIVMGYGVRLMQNVRDGAPHPLPEWDQWGDDLMRGFKLFVVALVWSLPLVLFWIPVVIGGAMADSRGAAEFIGTTLALCGSCLMVLYGLFLAVMAPGFSIAFATDEEIRSGLQFREIWEWTVEHIGQIIVVALVYLVASILISLVAGIVGTLLCLVGLVVTVPLGTLVTYLFEYHLFGQLAHAYPFPATAASYTSYAPYGSPTAQEESPAPAEDEGAGDEPPTPPTVPNA; encoded by the coding sequence ATGGATTACGGCAAGGCCCTGACCTTCATTACCGAAGACGAACGCTGGCAGGAAAAGATTGCCATCGGCACCGGCATCATCCTCCTGAGCTCCATCCTCTCCATCGTCCTGATCGGTGTGTTGGGTTTCTTCATTGTCATGGGCTACGGCGTGCGGCTGATGCAGAACGTACGCGACGGCGCGCCCCACCCTCTGCCCGAGTGGGATCAGTGGGGCGACGACTTGATGCGGGGATTCAAACTCTTCGTGGTGGCGTTGGTCTGGTCTTTGCCCCTGGTGCTCTTCTGGATCCCGGTGGTCATCGGCGGCGCCATGGCCGACAGCCGCGGCGCAGCCGAATTCATCGGCACGACCCTGGCGCTCTGTGGGAGCTGCCTGATGGTGCTCTACGGCCTCTTCCTGGCGGTGATGGCTCCCGGCTTCTCCATCGCCTTCGCCACGGATGAGGAGATCCGCAGCGGCCTGCAGTTCCGGGAGATCTGGGAGTGGACGGTGGAGCACATCGGCCAGATCATCGTGGTGGCCCTGGTCTACCTGGTGGCCAGCATCCTGATCAGCCTGGTGGCCGGGATCGTGGGCACCCTGCTCTGTCTGGTGGGCCTGGTGGTGACCGTCCCCCTGGGAACCCTGGTCACCTACCTGTTCGAGTATCACCTCTTCGGCCAGCTGGCCCATGCCTATCCCTTCCCGGCGACAGCGGCGTCCTATACGTCCTATGCGCCCTACGGATCCCCGACCGCCCAGGAGGAGAGCCCTGCCCCGGCTGAAGATGAAGGCGCCGGGGACGAACCGCCCACGCCGCCCACCGTTCCGAACGCCTGA
- a CDS encoding biotin--[acetyl-CoA-carboxylase] ligase has protein sequence MSQSRVSQSTLPPLDLAKLRQVLGQSPIGHTIHYQASVPSTMPIAHELARQPATASGTLVVTDEQTAGRGRGERRWETPPGTALLVSVILKEAHLRLPPAQLPMVAGLAVLEAIAGLDPRLASQVWLKWPNDVLLGAEGAQAGKVAGILIETAFQQGELHYAVLGMGINVNQARHELPPVAPPTPEPASIRLALGRVVDRTDLLIGLCQVLAARLMDEPAAVFQAWQERLVTLGQTVGVYTRGLDQEPTLVGQAVGVTPQGELVVMDWTGQRHTFSAGDVSIRRAEK, from the coding sequence ATGTCCCAATCTCGTGTATCCCAATCCACCTTGCCGCCCCTGGATCTGGCCAAACTCCGGCAGGTCCTGGGGCAGAGCCCCATCGGCCACACCATCCACTACCAGGCCAGCGTCCCCAGCACCATGCCCATTGCCCACGAGCTGGCCAGGCAACCGGCTACCGCCAGCGGAACCCTGGTGGTGACCGACGAACAGACGGCCGGCCGCGGCCGGGGAGAACGTCGCTGGGAGACGCCGCCGGGGACGGCTCTGCTGGTCAGCGTCATCCTCAAGGAGGCGCACCTGCGGCTGCCGCCGGCCCAATTGCCCATGGTGGCAGGGCTGGCTGTGTTGGAAGCCATCGCCGGCCTGGATCCCAGGCTGGCCTCCCAGGTCTGGCTCAAGTGGCCCAATGACGTACTGCTGGGGGCAGAGGGTGCCCAGGCCGGCAAAGTGGCCGGCATCTTGATTGAAACCGCCTTCCAGCAGGGGGAGCTCCACTACGCAGTGCTGGGGATGGGCATCAACGTCAATCAGGCCCGCCACGAACTGCCCCCGGTCGCCCCGCCCACGCCCGAGCCTGCCTCCATCCGCCTGGCCCTGGGCCGGGTGGTGGACCGCACGGATCTCCTGATCGGGCTCTGCCAGGTATTGGCCGCCCGCCTGATGGATGAACCGGCGGCAGTGTTCCAGGCCTGGCAGGAACGGCTGGTCACCCTGGGCCAGACCGTGGGCGTCTACACCCGGGGGCTGGACCAGGAGCCCACCCTGGTGGGGCAGGCCGTCGGGGTGACCCCCCAGGGAGAACTGGTGGTGATGGACTGGACAGGCCAACGGCATACCTTCAGCGCCGGGGATGTCTCTATCCGGCGCGCGGAGAAATAG